A genomic window from Paenibacillus sp. FSL K6-0276 includes:
- a CDS encoding GNAT family N-acetyltransferase, with translation MKDFVIRNPKDEDAEQIEGMDFVLKMLYLYHGDLDKRNMFCAVSGDGEVLAVAHLMEHDTFHAVGHDEDPSFKRYLNYEIVFAENAEDEDIKAALIEALIGRSREIKAQYQDKRIIMAQYIDTDNLQELSFCLARGFTICDTIVVFKFDLSREIPEYPLPEGVLVKPTALNNSEAQEQYRQAELASFDGVAWSLNHLGWMQGSPEIVNFCAFHGDQLIGNTSTWRITDERSATENVFVIPEWQKKGAARNIICTALDYLKKQGKTTATLGTHGDNKKAIRLYTQIGYELYGFRFTVCYEIH, from the coding sequence ATGAAAGACTTTGTAATTCGAAATCCGAAGGATGAAGATGCGGAGCAAATTGAAGGCATGGATTTTGTTCTAAAAATGCTATATCTGTATCATGGCGATCTGGATAAGCGAAATATGTTCTGCGCAGTGAGTGGCGACGGAGAGGTTCTGGCCGTTGCTCATCTGATGGAGCATGATACCTTTCATGCGGTTGGGCATGACGAAGACCCAAGTTTTAAACGATATCTTAATTACGAAATCGTATTTGCGGAGAACGCCGAGGATGAAGACATCAAAGCTGCGCTGATCGAAGCATTGATCGGACGGTCTAGAGAAATTAAAGCACAATATCAAGACAAGCGTATTATCATGGCTCAATATATCGACACAGATAATCTCCAAGAGTTGAGCTTCTGTCTAGCACGCGGATTTACGATTTGCGATACGATTGTCGTGTTTAAATTTGACCTGAGTAGAGAGATTCCTGAGTATCCTTTACCAGAAGGTGTTCTGGTGAAGCCAACTGCACTGAACAATAGTGAAGCTCAGGAACAATATCGTCAAGCTGAACTCGCTTCCTTTGACGGTGTGGCGTGGAGTCTAAACCATTTGGGATGGATGCAGGGATCGCCCGAAATCGTTAATTTCTGCGCGTTTCATGGCGATCAATTGATCGGCAACACCTCAACCTGGAGAATCACCGACGAGAGAAGTGCAACGGAGAATGTATTCGTCATTCCTGAATGGCAGAAAAAAGGTGCCGCTCGTAACATCATCTGCACCGCACTGGATTATCTAAAAAAGCAGGGAAAAACAACCGCCACATTGGGCACGCATGGAGACAATAAGAAGGCCATTCGTCTATATACTCAGATTGGTTATGAGTTGTACGGTTTCAGATTTACCGTTTGCTATGAAATCCATTAA
- a CDS encoding glycosyltransferase family 39 protein, with protein MLQLFPDYYLVIKIFNILFTLLTSLMIYLLYKELNDKSKDHDYGILVFAATYIPSLFMSNLIYNDVIATAFLTSALYFAVKFIKRRSMKDILFAATLLAVGNYFRSIGIIFLITMVFSLLFNIRAIGVKKALSALFITALLFNVPGWTQNAVLQSTNVVDEPINTNSARVYMWLNMGVNLETFGFWDNWQSYTIAESTKLFKVEISNKLSEASLSDLVKMYYKKIVWTWTEGTYQMERYVLGNDGSSSNGGRMGFVMDRYSYTNTATDLFKADSSYRSGLLWLLYVLNFLMYVCILIRLIGGIRAKRYEETSLILVVLGFIGFYLLWEIKSRYIYPVYPLLIVLSYMGFKDVYDYMLKRYFPR; from the coding sequence TTGCTACAGTTATTTCCGGATTATTATCTGGTGATCAAAATATTCAATATTCTATTTACACTCTTAACCTCGTTAATGATTTACCTGCTGTATAAAGAGCTCAATGATAAGTCTAAGGATCATGATTATGGCATTCTTGTGTTTGCCGCAACCTATATTCCTTCGCTGTTCATGAGTAATTTAATCTATAACGATGTGATAGCCACCGCCTTCCTGACAAGTGCCTTATATTTTGCCGTGAAATTTATAAAAAGAAGGTCCATGAAGGATATTCTCTTCGCAGCTACCTTACTGGCAGTTGGTAACTATTTCCGAAGCATTGGTATTATTTTTCTGATTACTATGGTATTCAGTCTTTTGTTCAACATACGTGCGATCGGGGTGAAAAAGGCTCTAAGCGCTTTGTTTATCACAGCTTTATTGTTTAATGTTCCCGGCTGGACGCAAAATGCTGTGCTGCAGTCGACGAATGTCGTAGATGAACCGATTAATACAAATTCCGCACGTGTTTATATGTGGCTGAATATGGGGGTCAATCTGGAGACGTTTGGTTTCTGGGATAACTGGCAGAGCTATACGATCGCAGAAAGTACGAAGCTATTTAAAGTGGAAATCAGCAATAAACTCTCCGAGGCGAGCCTAAGTGACTTAGTGAAGATGTATTATAAAAAGATCGTTTGGACCTGGACGGAAGGAACATACCAGATGGAACGATATGTGCTTGGGAATGACGGATCATCTAGTAACGGTGGAAGAATGGGTTTTGTCATGGACCGTTATAGCTACACTAACACTGCTACGGATTTATTTAAGGCGGATTCGAGTTACCGAAGCGGGCTGCTGTGGTTGCTGTATGTTCTGAATTTCCTGATGTATGTTTGTATACTCATCCGCTTAATTGGTGGAATAAGAGCCAAAAGATATGAGGAGACCTCTTTGATTCTTGTGGTGCTAGGCTTTATCGGATTCTATCTTTTGTGGGAGATTAAGTCCCGGTATATTTATCCGGTGTATCCGCTGCTGATCGTGTTATCCTACATGGGATTTAAAGATGTATATGATTATATGTTAAAAAGATATTTTCCACGTTGA
- a CDS encoding aminoglycoside phosphotransferase family protein, translated as MRTPISIVKWLEHHEIMDELLHHEDSLTTHPMDHGFEAEVLKIGLDQESYVLKTWSKSSKPDVQFQYRLLDVLSERGVAVSKPVGWGINPDGNKVLLTSFDGTPIHKVNDMTMKKLASILARIHQIDFVELEHIQIPKYDFIDYFFPEAREHADLNQALISLVEQTPMKQECIIHGDFHIGNIVEEKERFTVIDWTNGQLGDPRYDFSWSLILLKIHISERYADVFRSAYLLEHFMEQEELEVFEAWACLRWILLNRRGSTPKGPNVTKRVKSLIGSNRFLKDLDFLGFE; from the coding sequence ATGAGAACCCCAATAAGTATCGTAAAATGGCTGGAACACCATGAAATCATGGACGAGCTACTCCATCATGAAGACAGCTTAACCACGCATCCGATGGATCATGGCTTTGAAGCTGAGGTTCTAAAGATCGGTTTAGATCAGGAGAGCTATGTCTTAAAAACGTGGAGTAAGAGCTCCAAACCGGATGTTCAGTTCCAATATCGATTATTGGATGTCCTGTCTGAACGAGGGGTAGCCGTCTCTAAACCAGTGGGGTGGGGGATCAACCCGGACGGGAATAAGGTATTGTTAACAAGCTTTGACGGAACGCCAATTCATAAAGTGAATGATATGACAATGAAGAAGCTCGCGAGCATTTTAGCCAGAATTCATCAAATAGATTTTGTTGAGCTTGAACATATACAAATACCTAAGTACGATTTCATCGATTACTTTTTTCCAGAAGCAAGAGAGCACGCAGACCTTAATCAAGCATTGATTTCTCTAGTGGAGCAAACGCCAATGAAGCAAGAATGTATCATTCATGGGGATTTCCACATAGGAAATATAGTAGAGGAAAAAGAGCGATTTACCGTCATTGATTGGACGAACGGACAGTTGGGAGATCCTAGATATGATTTTTCATGGTCACTCATTCTACTGAAAATTCACATCTCCGAGCGTTATGCTGATGTGTTCCGTTCCGCTTATTTATTGGAGCATTTTATGGAGCAGGAAGAGCTTGAGGTCTTTGAAGCATGGGCTTGTCTTAGATGGATCCTGCTGAATAGACGAGGCAGTACACCTAAAGGGCCTAATGTAACGAAGAGGGTAAAGAGTTTAATTGGAAGTAATAGATTCCTGAAAGATTTGGATTTCCTAGGGTTTGAATGA
- a CDS encoding VOC family protein, with protein sequence MEIGAITFFVKDMEKMVTFYRDVMNMAIEWDGGVFTGVQLKSGVFFNLCQRDALSISGLDYPNGLNGTMEVSFGVPSPEDVDKEFERLVKAGATLIKEPISQPYGLRESIVADPEGNLIEIVAGIPQK encoded by the coding sequence ATGGAAATCGGTGCGATCACTTTTTTTGTAAAAGACATGGAAAAGATGGTTACATTCTATCGGGACGTCATGAATATGGCTATAGAATGGGATGGTGGCGTATTTACCGGGGTCCAGCTAAAGAGTGGTGTGTTTTTTAATTTGTGTCAGCGGGATGCGCTTAGTATTTCAGGGCTAGATTATCCTAATGGGTTAAATGGGACGATGGAAGTCTCATTTGGCGTTCCCTCACCTGAAGATGTCGACAAGGAATTTGAGCGTCTGGTGAAGGCAGGTGCAACTCTTATAAAAGAACCTATTTCGCAGCCCTATGGGTTGCGTGAATCTATTGTGGCTGATCCAGAAGGGAATTTGATTGAGATCGTAGCGGGTATTCCACAAAAATAA